A genome region from Caretta caretta isolate rCarCar2 chromosome 22, rCarCar1.hap1, whole genome shotgun sequence includes the following:
- the LOC125625504 gene encoding prostate and testis expressed protein 4: MSKMLVPIFTALLYFSTAGALLCHMCVRLQPNKMCTGWKSCKADQEESCFVHTHSLGNNFVFAKMGCVSNCQDYVIGPYNWHIFHCCTKDFCNA, translated from the exons ATGAGCAAGATGCTGGTTCCTATTTTCACAGCCCTGCTGTACTTCTCAACGG CGGGAGCCCTCCTATGCCACATGTGTGTCAGACTGCAGCCAAACAAGATGTGCACAGGATGGAAATCGTGCAAGGCGGATCAGGAGGAATCCTGCTTCGTCCACACACACTCATTAG ggaaCAACTTCGTCTTTGCAAAGATGGGCTGCGTCAGCAATTGCCAGGACTACGTCATAGGCCCATACAACTGGCACATCTTCCACTGCTGCACCAAAGACTTCTGCAACGCCTAG